A stretch of Cryptosporangium aurantiacum DNA encodes these proteins:
- a CDS encoding SigE family RNA polymerase sigma factor — protein sequence MRKADEERFTAFVEERMDRWRRSAFLLCRDWHTADDLVSTTVTKLFQHWRKVCAADNPDAYAQRILARSWLDERRRPWRREHASDELPDRGLSPDDRVEDHASLEALLDAVGPRQRAVLVLRYYLDFSIEETAEILRIAPGTVKSQAARGLASLRVLSHPPAPVTGRTFHPGRKP from the coding sequence TTGCGTAAAGCAGACGAAGAACGGTTCACGGCCTTCGTCGAGGAGCGGATGGACCGCTGGCGACGCAGCGCGTTTCTGCTGTGCCGCGACTGGCACACCGCCGACGATCTGGTCTCGACGACCGTCACGAAGCTGTTCCAGCACTGGCGGAAGGTGTGCGCCGCGGATAACCCGGACGCATACGCGCAGCGCATCCTGGCGCGATCGTGGTTGGACGAACGTCGTCGTCCGTGGCGCCGGGAGCACGCGAGCGACGAGTTGCCCGACCGTGGGCTCTCACCCGACGACCGCGTCGAGGACCACGCCTCGCTCGAGGCGCTCCTCGACGCGGTCGGCCCGCGGCAGCGGGCGGTGCTGGTCCTGCGGTACTACCTCGACTTCAGCATCGAGGAGACCGCGGAGATCCTCCGGATCGCGCCCGGCACCGTGAAGAGCCAAGCAGCTCGCGGGCTGGCTTCCCTCCGCGTGCTGTCCCACCCCCCAGCGCCCGTGACCGGGCGCACCTTCCACCCAGGGAGAAAACCATGA
- a CDS encoding LacI family DNA-binding transcriptional regulator, with product MAEATGLSTAAVSYALRGLQTSEETQRRVREAAAELGYEADPIARALASGRTGTVGLLCGSLEDLWQQSLAVAMGRELLGQDRYALILDAAGDPAREAILARQLRDQRVDALVVQPIDPSAPDWAELAGALPIVSIGDPLNGVRGGEVLFDNRTGVTLALEHLTGMGHRRIAVLTPNRPSTPDRPAELHVGIEAARLGIDVRLVTSPHALGGATAVATEVLAEDNPPTAVFCFADSIAYGVYAAARALGLTIPADVSVVGYDSHPMSALLEPALTTVDWDLDGIVRQATALAVAQIENRSHRRRFVRAPRLWVRDSTAPPRQPR from the coding sequence GTGGCCGAGGCGACCGGGCTCTCCACCGCCGCGGTCTCCTACGCGTTGCGTGGCCTGCAGACCTCCGAGGAGACCCAGCGCCGGGTCCGGGAGGCCGCCGCCGAACTCGGATACGAGGCCGACCCGATCGCTCGCGCGCTGGCCAGCGGCCGCACCGGCACGGTCGGGCTGCTCTGTGGCTCGCTGGAGGACCTCTGGCAGCAGTCTCTCGCGGTGGCGATGGGACGGGAGCTGCTCGGCCAGGACCGGTACGCACTGATCCTGGACGCCGCCGGCGACCCGGCGCGCGAGGCGATCCTTGCCAGGCAGCTGCGTGACCAGCGGGTGGACGCGCTGGTCGTACAGCCGATCGACCCGTCGGCGCCGGACTGGGCCGAGCTCGCCGGTGCGCTGCCGATCGTGTCGATCGGCGATCCGCTGAACGGCGTCCGGGGCGGGGAGGTGCTGTTCGACAACCGCACCGGCGTGACGCTCGCGCTGGAGCACCTCACCGGCATGGGCCACCGGCGGATCGCGGTGCTCACGCCGAACCGTCCGAGCACGCCCGACCGGCCCGCGGAGCTGCACGTCGGGATCGAGGCCGCGCGGCTCGGGATCGACGTCCGGCTGGTCACGTCGCCACACGCGCTGGGCGGCGCGACCGCGGTAGCCACCGAGGTCCTCGCGGAGGACAACCCGCCGACCGCCGTGTTCTGCTTCGCCGACTCGATCGCCTACGGCGTGTACGCGGCCGCGCGGGCGCTGGGCCTGACGATCCCGGCGGACGTCTCGGTCGTCGGTTACGACTCGCACCCGATGTCCGCGCTGCTCGAACCGGCGCTCACCACCGTGGATTGGGATCTCGACGGCATCGTCCGGCAGGCCACGGCGCTGGCCGTCGCCCAGATCGAGAATCGGTCGCACCGCCGTCGTTTTGTCCGCGCGCCGCGCCTGTGGGTCCGCGACTCCACCGCACCGCCCCGCCAGCCGCGGTAG
- a CDS encoding MurR/RpiR family transcriptional regulator, whose translation MGDGTGDRARTPTERLLALFDQHRLSPTQRRIAQHLLDHLPEAAFLSSVDLAAEVGVSQPSVTRFAAALGFSGYPDLQRALRPIAMSAVADRPDPETVRRNELQAAVDGEIRNLEALRQTLEDPSRIGTLGRELAASTPLTVLGARISAPLADYFGYAAKRIHPDVRVVTSGGSAAYDALLQSREAGGAWVLAFALPRYAAETIVALRYARQLGLRTAVVTDAPIAPFADDVDVLLAAGVGTRLVFDSYAGPVTLASVVLQAMADAEPARTQARLEAYEGLAEDVGFFTDR comes from the coding sequence GTGGGGGACGGAACCGGGGACAGGGCGCGGACCCCGACTGAGCGGCTCCTGGCGCTCTTCGACCAGCACCGGCTCTCCCCCACCCAGCGCCGGATCGCCCAGCACCTGCTCGACCACCTGCCCGAGGCCGCGTTCCTCTCCAGCGTCGACCTGGCCGCCGAGGTGGGGGTCAGCCAGCCGTCGGTGACCCGGTTCGCGGCCGCGCTCGGCTTCTCCGGCTACCCCGACCTGCAGCGGGCGCTCCGGCCGATCGCGATGAGCGCGGTCGCCGACCGCCCGGATCCGGAGACCGTCAGGCGGAACGAACTGCAGGCGGCCGTGGACGGCGAGATCCGCAACCTCGAAGCGCTCCGGCAGACCCTGGAGGACCCGTCCCGGATCGGGACGCTCGGTCGCGAGCTCGCCGCCTCGACGCCGCTCACCGTGCTCGGCGCGCGGATCTCCGCACCGCTCGCCGACTACTTCGGTTACGCCGCCAAGCGGATCCACCCGGACGTCCGGGTGGTCACCTCCGGCGGGAGTGCGGCCTACGACGCGCTGCTCCAGTCCCGCGAGGCGGGCGGCGCCTGGGTGCTCGCGTTCGCGCTCCCCCGCTACGCGGCCGAGACGATCGTGGCACTCCGGTACGCGCGGCAGCTCGGGCTGCGGACGGCGGTGGTGACCGATGCGCCGATCGCCCCGTTCGCCGATGACGTTGACGTCCTGCTCGCGGCCGGCGTCGGCACCCGCCTCGTGTTCGACTCGTACGCGGGTCCGGTGACCCTCGCCTCGGTGGTGCTTCAAGCCATGGCGGACGCCGAGCCGGCGCGCACCCAGGCACGGCTCGAAGCGTACGAGGGCCTGGCCGAAGACGTCGGCTTCTTCACCGACCGGTAG